The genomic interval aaatccgacaagttaccccgataagccagtaaccccgcttcgtagtacaggccacaggataGATTTCAGACGCCCCCAACCCTAAACAGGATAAGGGTTTAGATGATAGATGCAAACACATAGCCTACACCTATAAGTGCCCTGTCAGGAAATAAAGTATTTGCACCTTTGAACATAAATTACTTAGTATTACCACTGGGTCTGTACCCTCAGGGGTCAGATGTACCCCTTGCTGtcccttttaaggtacagaaattgactctgaggaacatttttgtaccattgggggtacagtaatgctgtttgtaccttgggcAACAAAACAACCAGAgctgtacccttttttctgacagtgtgtaGGCACCTATTAAATTAAGGGTGTGAACCCCCCCGATTTATTTCTGTCTATGGAcctgaatgaatggatggtatCTCTACATTGCCTGTAGAGTATGTGGTATTGaggctgtgtggctcagcaggctaagcctctgtgcctgtgatcagaaggtcagtttgagcccagccttggcacatctgcgggtccttggcaaagcccttaacccccagctccctgggcaccgtaacaggtggctgcccttcatggccagTCTGCTCTCACCcgcagagagcaagttggggggggggcgtaaagagaattttccccctgggatcaataaagtatcaattattattatgtatttgcCCTGTAAAGGACTGAGATCCCATCCGAGGCCCCTGCCTTAGGCCCTTTGGTGCCTACAATAGGTTCCAGTCACTCTGAGTAGGATAAACGGCTGGGAGATGAACTGATAGAAACACTGAAAGAAATTCAGCACCTCCATATCTGAGTAGTggcaaattaaaaatgtttgctGTGTCACTGGTTCCAGAAGCATAAAGTTGAGTTTATGCACGCTAGAAAGATAACACAGCAATGCACAAAGTTTTGAGATGAATTacaattgaaattaattaaatgatacTTTGAGAGATAAAAACAGGATGAACGTGACGCAATATGACTTACTGTCATAGCTGAAATTTTAGATGTAACAGGTCATGTGGCTCCACATGACTGGAATTTCAACCGCCTCGAGGCATTAATTGGGTGTTTATATATGTCTGGGTGAAATTACCTTACTGCCCGGAAGATGGAGCCATTTCATTGACAACAGAAGTTCCGCCCTGCTCACCATGGCGCAAAGTTAAAAGAATCCAGTGAAACAGACAAAAGAAGTAACAGGTAAATCATTAAGTCCGAGCGATATTTAAAACCTCAGCACACAGTAGCATATCTGGAAGTAAGATTCAGTGTTAGTACTGTTTCTTAATTCACTCGATATAGTTGTGTCCCAGGTACAAAGCCACAAAACAAGATGTATCACTTTTATGTATTGCTATTGCTCGTTTCTAAATTTTGAATGGTTTTCATTGTAAAAGTTCTTTTCACGTAGAAGCATTTagggtttgttttgtttggcttTGTAGTGCCCATATGTATCACCAGGGGGCGCACCGCGCTCACACAATCAGTAATCTCCCTCAGTCCTCAATAAGCCGCTAAGACAGCCTGCATTTACTCAGAATTCCCTCTACATTTCTACCGAGGAAGTCTCCTTATTCACTGCACCCACATCGTATTTGTTTGCCATTATACAGTGGAAGTGTACTAATTGGCTAGAGATCTATTTGCACTGGATCAAGCTGACTGTAAtgtttattttgtctgtgaaggTGTTAGAGATTGATTCAAGTGATGCAGCTGGTGCCACTCGAGTTTAAAGCTATTTCATTAACTAAAGCAAATCCACCTGCAGGTAAACAAGTAAAGAGTTAGCTGACAGATTTGGAGTGCCCAATAACACCACATTAGCTTGATCGCTGCCTTTTCCTGCAAGGAATCCCTGGAGACAGACAAATTTACCCAATAGTGGGTAAGGGACTGGAAAATGGGTTGGTggaatttattgtttttaacaTCTAAAGAATATTTATTCAAGGCTGTTATATATAACTGTgcaagtcatgattgtccaataagagcTTAGGTGAGGAGCATTTCTATTGGACAATCATTACTTCTAGTTTAAGTTAACACAACTAACTGAGACATCCTGCTTTTCATGACTAAAAGTTCAACAGCAATTCCCCCATAGGAGATACTTTTAAGCACAAACACAACTCctgctttttcagatttttcagGTTTTGCAGCTCACACTaagccatttttaaattgtattgttgttgttttgttggcgttattattattaatattattattatttgattatTGTTCTTATTAACAGCAGCCACTGACATTGGATGACCTGTGTAACAGAAGGAGTGGCATTCTCACTGCCCAGAACTCATCCGCATGAGGAAGCTAAGAAGAATGGGAGAACCAAACCAGTTCCTTTTTGTGCAGAGAGGCCTGGCCAGTGAGTCAATATGGGGAAATCTGAGCAGTGCTCTATACAATCTACATGTATGTAGATTCAACTACTGAACACAGAGACGATTAAAAGGTGAGTGCTGGCACACACAAGGCAGCTTAATGCTGTGACCAGCACAGTATGTCTTCACAGGATCATGTTTAAggtaaataacaaaaacaggcTTTTGGCCTGAGTAAAAAACAGAAGGtttcatatttttataattaatatcCCCCTTTGAATTGTCCAGCGTAGGTAGAACCAGATCTGAACTGACTGGAGCAATAAGGAAGTAATTGTCCCTCTTTTAGTTACAGATAGCACATTTACTGCAAATAGCAGAACAAATCTGCATGCTGTTTGGTTACTTCATGTTCCGATCACCTTGGTATTGTGTGGACTTCACTCATTTTGGGGACTCTGCTTTCTCCAGCCTGGTCCTGAAGTCTACCGCCGAACTGAACTTGGTAAGACTCCTGCATTCTTTCCGGGGCGGCCGCGCCCATAGAttcacagctgcagaaaaaacGCCAGAACATTCTCCTGTTATGCAGCTCAGTTTGCTCTGGTAATGTGTCATGCAGGTGTTCGATGTTTGACTTTCATAAGATGATATTTATCATCCAGCTAATCAGATAGGCCAGTGGTACTGTTTAAATATTTGAACAGGTTAAAAAGCTCTGTATGTAAGTAGAAATATCTACATTTAGAATTAGATTATAGATTCCTGGAATTAACCGGCCTATATTCAGAGGGCCTCCAAAGGATACAGCATGGAGAATGGCCAAGCAAGAGATGTGCGTGTCTATGCCTCTATGCTTTCTAACTACAGTCACAAGGGCAGTGGGAGCAGTTTAAAGGCTATGAATTATTAAATCAAGAAATTAtgaaacatatatttatattaaccGTGAGGTCCTGAccagacgtgtgtgtgtgtgtgtgtgtgtgtgtgtgtgcctgtgtgtgcctgtgcgcCTGTGTTTGTGCTGCCTGTCAGATCATGACCCTGCTGCAGGACAATGTCTATGTCTACGCTGGTCCCTTCCTCCTGCTTCCTGGGCTCCTGCTGCTCTGTACCTGCTGCACATACAGGTAATACTGGCTGGATGCCCTGCAGGCACATTGCATTCCATGGCAATCCATTCATTCTTatgtattcaatttatttttgatatagcgcctttcacaacagagtcgtcccaaggcgctttacatggatgtgttgtggtACATTAAACATTATTACAGAGAGTACTACAGAATGGGGGGGgaagaaggaaggaaagaaattaaataaagaaagcagataacaatggaggagaggaaccaaaaactcccaagtaaggaggaaaaaatcctctgggggtccaaggtcaactgccccccccccctggcagactaacattactgaaaacagaGTTGCTTGCTAATTAATGTCTAAGTATAAGCTGTGATTAAGGGTAAAGACAAAATCCATCAATAAGACAATGTTTTCCCCACATGGCTGCCTTGAAATTGGTCAAATAGTTATATCGAGATCCATAAATATTACTTTTCACAATGTTACAAATAGAAGCCAATGTCAATGGCACACCAATCCTACAAAAGATTATAATGATTCTGTGCTTTGCTttccgtaaaaaaaaaaaatatccactCAAAGCATGTCTGCATTTGCTGATGGAAAGAAGTCCAGAAGATCATCCTGGTCATGCAAGTTGAGAGTAATGTCTTAAAAGTATTCAAATTTCAAATAttatccattattattattagtcttTCTGCCTCTTATTTTTCATGCCACAAAGACCAGACTGTCATAATATTAATTGTACACATTTACTGTGTTGTTTGCAGGAAATCTAACGCGTCGTGTGCAAAGCAGAAGTTGACAGATCATGCTGAGCAGGTGTCCCAGGTAAGAAAGATGGTCTCACTGGAGAATAATAGttcatgaaccccccccccagtaccagGTAAGGGCAGTGGAAACAGCTGCCAAACCAAAACCCCATCCCTTTACACATTTTATGGGACCCCACAACAAACTGATTCCCTTCTCTCAAAAGGTATAAGGTATGGCAATACAATTTCCTATAATTTCTTCTGCACTGTCAAAGCAATTATTTTTTGTTCTGAATTTTCACTTGGTGGGGTTAATTTTTTGAAAGTCACATTGTTTTCCTGGCAGACTAAGTTGAGTATTTATAGTTGTGGAGTAAATCCAAACTGCATTTCAGTGATCTCCACTGAAAAGATTAAAATGATGTGCACAATTTGTCCTGCTGGTGAAACCACACGTAGACAAAATAATGATGTTTCAGGCAGCAACAGGAAGCACTGTTGATGGGAAATGCACAGACGCAGTGGAAGCTGGTCACCAGCCTGAAAGGAAAGATGCCCCAAACACTCATACAGGTGTGTACACATGTCCCCATTGTCTATTCTGGTAGATTACACCGTACGCATGTCCCCGTGTTCTGTTTTGGCAGATAACACCTTAGCAGCAAATCACGACTCAGCCAAAAAGTAAATTAGCCAGATCTAGGCCTACACACCACTCATCTTTAATACAGTAATTTCCTCACAAAAAAATCAGGGACCTATGTCACAGTGCATGCATGTTATATAGGAAAAACAGCatttgtttgtgtctgtgtcacaGAGGAAGAACCAGCAAGGACTGCGCCCTTGGCAAATCGCCGATTGCCATCCTTGCCGAAGTCCACCACAGGGCGCATGGCGGGATCTGTGGTGTACGATACAGTGGTGAACATGCGTGAGTGGCCTGCCCCAGAGGCCAAAGTCGGACGGCGACAGACGTCCAGCTGCAGCAGTCTGTACGCAGAGGTGCGGTGGGGAGAGAAAAAGAGTGAGGAGGCGTCCATTTTCATCAGTGCCAAACCTCTCAGCACGCGACCCTCCATCTGCAGGGACTTGGCAAGCCGCAGTGGCGACAAAGACTTCCCACTCTACGCTGAAGTGAACAAGACTGGCAAGCGGATGATCAAATCAGAGCTGATCTCCTGAGACACTCTCCAGGGGGCTGGACAAAGCAAAGCGGAGGTCAACACACAGCTGACAATTGATCAACAGTTCTTCTTTGttgtataaattaaaaaaagaaaactttccTGGGATAGCTGAACTTCAGAATGTTTCAGCCAGAGATGCCTTTGCAGTTTACATTCAGTTGGCTTAATACTCAGCTAATTAATTATGGTTTTAATTATGAATTTATCcatatatagttttatatatttaaagcACTAGAGATTGAGTACTGTGATTAAAAATTCAATAGCCAGGAACATCGCAGAAAATCCCAGGCCAATAGTTTTAATGCTACAAGTCTGGAGGCCAGTATATCACCTGCTTTCCTTTTTAAAGCTGTACGTCCCTTTTTAATAAGATCATCATactattttgtttgtttgttttttcagtaaTTTAATAACAAGTGAATGTACAACAAAAGGCTTTTTCACTAAGACGACGTATTCTCATTTATGAATGCCGCAAGTGTATCTGTGAGTCTTGATTgtaattgtttattattaaacgCAAACACTAATGAATCTCTTGGTGAAATTCAATTCGCGCTTATTTTATCATACGCAGTACAATAGCCACCTTCTTTGATTACGGAAACCAAACACTTTTAAGATTTTAAATGACGTTTGGTTGAGCCAACCAATAAGATGCATGAAAACAAAGTCCAATTTCGGGTACGACAACTATTCTGTCCAATCCACGGTGAAGTAGTATGAAGGCGGTGTGATTGACACTTCAACTGGCCTATAGTAATAAATAGTGGGTGGGATGTATTTTTAACGGTTAGGAGCCAGCCGGACAAAAAGTATTTGGAAAACGTGTGTAACTCATTCACCTAGCGAAGTTGTTTACGTTTCTTATGTGGATATTATAACAActttatattgttttttgttttatgaaaagGTAGGATTCAGTTATTTTTTGGGGTACCTTTTTGTTTCTAACtaacttaaaaaaaaccttGCAAAAGGGTATTCTCTGAGACGCTGACTAGCTACAGGGTTGACATGTCTGCAATTGTGCACCACTGAAGCAGACGTGTTTTAAGTTTAAACAGGCCTCGTCACCGTAATCAGCGTCGTCAGGCTGAGTTATTGGGCTTAGCTGTTAAGTCTTCTGTAGCGGCGGTGGCTTTAGCTCGTTAGCTAGCTGGCTGTACTCTTGCCAGAGAAACAACTGCGACTAAGTTTCAGACAAGATGAATTAGTTAAGTTTCTAACGGGTTACCCATTAGCACAGGTATATAGTATGGATTTAATAATAACGTTAGACGAGTCGTGGTGACCGTTGAGCTTACGTTTCCATGACAACGAGGCTAATTTAGCCCACCGGCTAGCTGTATTTCGGCATTTTAATGGAGTTGAAGTTTGCTATCATGACTGGTAAACGCCTTATTGTCTGTGAAGATGGAAAGCTGAGGGTCTGGTTGGGGACAGGATTCGAGTGTTTAATTGAAAATCGAACATCACTTGGTTTGGATGCTACTCCACAGAGTAACCTCCTGACTCCCCTAGACCACGTCCAGTAGCATTACGTTGTTTTCACTTAATTAGTGCAATTTCTGAAGTAATATACCTCAAagcatttaattaaaaagtgtTTGCCGAAATGTTTTCGACATGCGGTTTTCCCGTTTTCGTCCGTCCTTTTGAACATTTTTGGAAGCAGATTCCTCCTGCAGAGATAGTATTCATGGTTCGGTGTGTTGTCCTGAAACCCTTTCCCTGGTTTCCTGCTGGTTTGACTAGTAGGCATCTCCAAGAGCGCCCAACGTCTCTGGAGCATCATTCTGCTGAAAATGCAGAGGAAGATGCTGCTCCTTTTTTTTGAAGGCCTTATTTTTTTGGCCTTGGCACAAACTTCTCAGAAAACAAGGTGTTGGCTCAGGGCTGAAGAGAAACGTGTCCAGACTCTTTAAATTGCTCACAGAATACAGAATTTCCATGGCATGTTGCTGGAGATTATATAATATCTCTGGGTGTAGATGGCTTCAGGCTTGACTCAGCCTTTCCCAAGTTTTTACTTGTAGTTCGCCAGTTGTTGTCGTAACGGGCACCAAAACACAAGAGGAGTCTGTGATGATTAAACATGATGAAACATTCATAGTCGAGTGCAGAAGGTGGTCTTTCCCAGATAAAAGCAGTCAGGCATAAGCCCTGGATGAGGTCGGTCTTGTGTTAGCTGTGCTGATTTAACATTTTCACTGTCTGCTAATCTGAGAGCAGCTGTCTGTAATCTACTCAGAACCAAATGAAGCACAGCATCCAGTAACTTGCTGCTGTGGAATAGCTAACCTCTATGTTGGATTGGCCTCCCCGTAACAGGGGCTGTGCTGCATGTGTCATGGGAATGCCTGCTCTTAGGCATTTTCGCCGCCTTCTTGGGTCATTTTTGGTgccttttgtgtttgtttacgATGAGATCCGGGAAGATGAGTGGATGGAAACCAGACCCCTCTGTGACCAAACGCTAAAGATCAAGCCACTACTGGTGAACAGTAAATGATCTTAGATAcccccccttttctgtacttatctgtatttttttttcccctcatggCAGCTTTGTTGTTCTATGAAAAATTTGCATGTGTCAGCTGTCCCAGCAAATTCTTTATAATTGTATTAATTTAACAATTTATTTAATGATTATGAATGAGAGGGTCATGGAAAACTACACAGACTGGAGAATATTGTGCCGGTCTTGTATCTGGCATTCAAGTAAATGGTGCAATTGTAAAATatcagaataaaaataaaaaatgatgatAACACTATAAAATGTACACTACACTGACTAAAAAGTGCCCAGACATCAAAAGGTTGGGTACCCCTTAGCTAGAAGAACGAATGGGAAATGTCTGAAGAATCGGATTTGATTCTTGTGCATTTTTAATGTGGTTGTTGTGATGTGGTTTATTGGGGGAGATATTTACCAGCAGTTTTGTAAAGCGCTTTTGCCTAAGGGTGCTCCAGTATTCTCCACAGTTTCGTCACTGGCTGTTTTATCTTCCACAGCTGTCTcctgtgtgtcacatg from Paramormyrops kingsleyae isolate MSU_618 chromosome 9, PKINGS_0.4, whole genome shotgun sequence carries:
- the LOC111851147 gene encoding uncharacterized protein isoform X1 — encoded protein: MLFGYFMFRSPWYCVDFTHFGDSAFSSLVLKSTAELNLIMTLLQDNVYVYAGPFLLLPGLLLLCTCCTYRKSNASCAKQKLTDHAEQVSQAATGSTVDGKCTDAVEAGHQPERKDAPNTHTEEEPARTAPLANRRLPSLPKSTTGRMAGSVVYDTVVNMREWPAPEAKVGRRQTSSCSSLYAEVRWGEKKSEEASIFISAKPLSTRPSICRDLASRSGDKDFPLYAEVNKTGKRMIKSELIS
- the LOC111851147 gene encoding uncharacterized protein isoform X3, whose protein sequence is MLFGYFMFRSPWYCVDFTHFGDSAFSSLVLKSTAELNLIMTLLQDNVYVYAGPFLLLPGLLLLCTCCTYRKSNASCAKQKLTDHAEQVSQAATGSTVDGKCTDAVEAGHQPERKDAPNTHTEEEPARTAPLANRRLPSLPKSTTGRMAGSVVYDTVVNMREWPAPEAKVGRRQTSSCSSLYAEGLGKPQWRQRLPTLR
- the LOC111851147 gene encoding uncharacterized protein isoform X2 is translated as MTLLQDNVYVYAGPFLLLPGLLLLCTCCTYRKSNASCAKQKLTDHAEQVSQAATGSTVDGKCTDAVEAGHQPERKDAPNTHTEEEPARTAPLANRRLPSLPKSTTGRMAGSVVYDTVVNMREWPAPEAKVGRRQTSSCSSLYAEVRWGEKKSEEASIFISAKPLSTRPSICRDLASRSGDKDFPLYAEVNKTGKRMIKSELIS